One genomic region from Geothermobacter ehrlichii encodes:
- a CDS encoding sigma-54-dependent transcriptional regulator has protein sequence MAGEKILIVDDEEGMRRLLSRILVKEGYETFAAANGQEALQAVALEEYDLVITDLKMPGMDGLTLLNELKDYDPRLPIIVITAYGTVENAVQALRSGAFDYITKPFEADEIRLTVAKAFERERLIAENRYLHQELEGRYSFSGIVGSSKAMQQVFDVAGSVANSNANVLITGESGTGKELIARSIHFNSPRKEKPFIVLNCAALSESVLESELFGHERGAFTGALHQKKGRFELADQGTLFIDEVGEMSLAAQVKLLRVIQEHEFERVGGNRTIKVDVRIVAATNKNLEEEVKAGRFREDLFYRLNVVNIELPPLRERREDIEPLAAHFLEKYTRETGKKIEQISPKALACLVAHDWPGNVRELENVIERAVVLAKGEVLTPRDFPQGIQSRDQICLSLPESGGSLTEILEDLERQLIIQTLNREGRSQTRAAEVLGIKRTTLRYKLEKYNLLGKGLDDDTGEDDAGESDESDDGESR, from the coding sequence ATGGCAGGAGAAAAGATCCTCATCGTCGATGATGAAGAGGGGATGCGGCGGCTGTTGAGCCGCATTCTGGTCAAGGAAGGCTACGAAACCTTCGCCGCGGCCAACGGCCAGGAGGCGCTGCAGGCGGTGGCGCTGGAGGAGTACGATCTGGTCATCACCGACCTGAAGATGCCGGGGATGGACGGCCTGACACTGCTCAACGAGCTGAAGGACTACGATCCGCGGCTGCCCATTATCGTCATCACCGCCTACGGCACGGTGGAGAACGCCGTGCAGGCCCTGCGTTCCGGCGCCTTCGACTATATCACCAAGCCCTTCGAGGCGGACGAGATCCGTCTGACGGTGGCCAAGGCCTTCGAGCGGGAACGGCTGATCGCCGAGAACCGCTACCTGCACCAGGAACTGGAGGGGCGCTACAGCTTTTCCGGCATCGTCGGCAGTTCGAAGGCGATGCAGCAGGTCTTCGATGTCGCCGGCTCGGTGGCCAATTCCAACGCCAACGTCCTGATTACCGGCGAATCGGGCACCGGCAAGGAGCTGATTGCCCGTTCCATCCACTTCAACTCGCCGCGCAAGGAAAAACCGTTCATCGTGCTCAACTGCGCCGCCTTGTCGGAGAGCGTGCTGGAGAGCGAGCTGTTTGGCCATGAGCGGGGGGCCTTCACCGGCGCCCTGCACCAGAAGAAGGGACGGTTCGAGCTCGCCGATCAGGGGACGCTGTTCATCGACGAGGTCGGCGAGATGAGCCTGGCGGCCCAGGTCAAGTTGCTGCGAGTGATTCAGGAGCACGAGTTCGAGCGGGTCGGCGGCAACCGCACCATCAAGGTCGACGTGCGCATCGTCGCCGCCACCAACAAGAACCTTGAGGAGGAGGTCAAGGCCGGGCGTTTTCGCGAGGATCTCTTTTACCGGCTGAACGTGGTCAACATCGAGCTGCCGCCGCTTCGCGAACGGCGCGAGGACATCGAGCCGCTGGCCGCTCATTTTCTCGAAAAGTACACCCGGGAGACGGGCAAGAAGATCGAGCAGATCTCTCCCAAGGCGCTGGCCTGTCTGGTCGCCCACGACTGGCCCGGCAATGTGCGCGAACTGGAAAATGTCATCGAGCGGGCGGTGGTGCTGGCCAAGGGGGAGGTGCTGACGCCGCGCGACTTTCCCCAGGGCATCCAGAGCCGGGACCAGATCTGCCTGTCGCTGCCCGAATCGGGCGGCAGCCTGACCGAGATTCTGGAGGACCTCGAGCGACAGCTCATCATCCAGACGCTGAACCGGGAAGGGCGTTCCCAGACCCGGGCCGCCGAAGTGCTCGGCATCAAGCGCACCACCCTGCGCTACAAGCTGGAGAAGTACAACCTGCTCGGCAAGGGCCTCGATGACGACACCGGTGAGGACGATGCCGGCGAATCCGATGAATCCGATGACGGTGAGTCCCGCTGA
- a CDS encoding right-handed parallel beta-helix repeat-containing protein, translating into MKWLPALLFLLLFVPSVRAETVYRGEQTLWQDTVWQGEVLIDGILTVAPEVRLEIRPGTTVRFTFYDSNGDGIGEHEMFVQGRIVALGSAERPIRFTAAGDNLFPGAWGAVNMMGSDAENLFRHCVVEYGAMGFHSHFGRARIDHSLFRRNLRGLMFQDSTVNLLDCRIEDNFNGLQFRDSTVVLRSCVVTGGNWAVRCVYSTLEMVGCRIENNRVNGVNLRDSTLTARGNLIRGNRSGIYVQGGEAELTGNLVSDNLEHGTLFENAIVMVKKNRIIRNGRAGVRWIDARGELSGNDLSGNLEYAFVNDGRQDARLGSNWWGTADPARIAELIRDRRERDDVGAVIFAPPLTAPPAIEAATGRHSTVSE; encoded by the coding sequence GTGAAATGGCTCCCGGCTCTGCTCTTTCTTTTGCTTTTTGTCCCGTCGGTCCGGGCCGAGACCGTCTACCGCGGTGAACAGACCCTCTGGCAGGATACCGTCTGGCAGGGTGAGGTGCTGATCGACGGAATCCTGACGGTCGCCCCCGAGGTGAGGCTGGAAATCCGCCCGGGAACCACCGTTCGCTTCACCTTTTACGATTCCAACGGCGACGGCATCGGCGAGCACGAAATGTTCGTGCAGGGCAGGATTGTCGCCCTGGGCAGCGCCGAACGCCCCATTCGCTTTACCGCGGCCGGAGACAACCTCTTTCCCGGCGCCTGGGGGGCGGTCAACATGATGGGCAGCGACGCGGAGAATCTTTTTCGGCACTGTGTGGTCGAGTACGGCGCCATGGGTTTCCATTCCCATTTCGGCCGGGCGCGGATCGATCACTCCCTGTTCCGCCGCAACCTGCGGGGGCTGATGTTTCAGGACTCGACCGTCAATCTTCTCGATTGCCGCATCGAGGACAATTTCAACGGCCTGCAGTTTCGCGATTCGACGGTCGTTCTCCGCTCGTGCGTCGTGACCGGCGGCAACTGGGCGGTGCGCTGCGTCTACAGCACCCTGGAGATGGTCGGCTGCCGGATCGAAAACAACCGGGTCAACGGTGTCAACCTGCGCGATTCGACCCTGACCGCCCGCGGCAACCTGATCCGCGGCAACCGCAGCGGCATCTATGTCCAGGGCGGAGAGGCGGAACTGACCGGCAACCTTGTCAGCGACAACCTCGAGCATGGCACCCTTTTTGAAAATGCGATCGTGATGGTCAAGAAGAACCGGATCATCCGCAATGGCCGGGCCGGTGTGCGCTGGATCGACGCGCGCGGCGAACTGTCCGGCAACGATCTGTCCGGCAATCTCGAATATGCCTTCGTCAACGACGGCCGGCAGGATGCCCGGCTGGGGAGCAACTGGTGGGGGACGGCGGATCCGGCGCGGATTGCGGAGCTGATCCGCGACCGCCGGGAGCGCGACGATGTCGGGGCCGTCATCTTCGCGCCGCCGTTGACGGCTCCGCCCGCAATCGAAGCCGCAACAGGCCGGCATTCAACCGTGAGCGAGTAA
- a CDS encoding phosphate/phosphite/phosphonate ABC transporter substrate-binding protein → MRCRHFLLFLSVLLVSIAGCRQSAVDGPVYKIGYMNCNSETETRQRFTPLTRYLEQKLGVRFELVPVDTQDFEERFVREKFAFTHTNSLIYLVLHEDHGVKLMATEKRGQFGPRTAGTIIARRGSGVRTLADLKGKRMLFGPQLAPSGYLAQYDLMLQAGLDPEEDLALYGIPHGSYKHEKVIYGVYFGAWDVAAAPALDLELMIRDGRISADDFNVIAQSEIFPYCTFGASPDVDPGLAERFRQALLELTPQTTVSIDGEEVKVLKAAWIDGYDALADSDYDILRQMARRANMPPYQKF, encoded by the coding sequence ATGCGTTGTCGTCATTTTCTTCTGTTCCTCTCCGTTCTGCTCGTCTCCATTGCCGGCTGCCGGCAGAGTGCGGTCGACGGGCCGGTCTACAAGATCGGCTACATGAACTGCAACAGCGAGACGGAAACCCGCCAGCGCTTCACGCCGCTGACCCGCTACCTCGAGCAGAAGCTCGGGGTGCGGTTCGAACTGGTGCCGGTCGACACCCAGGATTTCGAGGAGCGCTTCGTCAGGGAGAAGTTCGCCTTCACCCACACCAATTCCCTGATCTACCTGGTGCTGCACGAGGATCACGGCGTGAAGCTGATGGCGACGGAAAAACGGGGGCAGTTCGGGCCGCGTACGGCCGGGACCATCATCGCCCGCCGGGGCAGCGGCGTCCGCACCCTGGCCGACCTGAAGGGCAAACGCATGCTCTTCGGGCCCCAGCTGGCACCGTCCGGCTACCTGGCCCAGTACGACCTGATGCTGCAGGCTGGCCTCGACCCCGAGGAGGATCTCGCCCTCTACGGCATTCCGCACGGCTCCTACAAGCACGAAAAGGTCATTTATGGCGTCTATTTCGGTGCCTGGGACGTTGCCGCCGCGCCCGCGCTCGACCTCGAGCTGATGATCCGCGACGGCCGCATCAGCGCCGACGATTTCAACGTCATCGCCCAGAGCGAGATCTTTCCCTACTGCACCTTCGGTGCGTCCCCCGATGTCGATCCCGGCCTGGCCGAGCGTTTTCGTCAGGCGCTGCTCGAGCTGACGCCTCAGACCACCGTATCGATCGACGGCGAGGAGGTGAAGGTGCTCAAGGCTGCCTGGATCGACGGTTACGACGCCCTCGCCGACAGCGATTACGACATCCTGCGGCAGATGGCCCGTCGGGCCAACATGCCGCCCTACCAGAAATTCTGA
- the yedE gene encoding YedE family putative selenium transporter: MPVFDRQFWLILLASVLLGLCGVALAVLGNPQNSGICISCFLENSAGALGLHGNERMQYLRPELIGFVLGALASALAGREFRSRGGSAPMLRLLSGVFLMVGCAVFIGCPIKLFLRLTAGDLTALSGLAGLLAGVWTGLKGLAAGVGFARAEKQGGAAGVWIPLFFLLGLAALFVRPAFLHFSTRGSGAEHAPLLISLGAGLLLGVLAQRSRFCVTGSLRDTFLMGRRNPLLWGLVVFVLTATAANLATGNFHPGLYGQPGAHLEFFWSLLGMYLVGWLSVLIGGCPFRQLIKAGEGDADAGLVVIGMLLGSAVVQAWGLAATAAGVPLYGKVAVLAGLAFVSFNTLSGRRAEA; this comes from the coding sequence ATGCCCGTGTTCGATCGACAGTTCTGGCTGATTCTGCTGGCCAGCGTCCTGCTGGGGCTCTGCGGCGTCGCCCTGGCGGTGCTGGGCAATCCGCAGAACTCGGGCATCTGCATCTCCTGTTTTCTCGAGAACAGCGCCGGCGCTCTCGGCCTGCACGGAAACGAGCGCATGCAGTACCTGCGTCCGGAACTGATCGGTTTTGTGCTCGGCGCCCTGGCCAGTGCCCTGGCCGGGCGCGAATTCCGCTCTCGCGGGGGCAGCGCTCCCATGCTGCGGCTTCTTTCGGGCGTCTTCCTGATGGTCGGCTGCGCCGTTTTCATCGGCTGCCCGATCAAGCTCTTTCTGCGCCTGACCGCCGGTGACCTGACCGCCCTGAGCGGTCTGGCCGGACTGCTGGCCGGGGTCTGGACCGGACTGAAGGGGCTGGCCGCCGGCGTAGGCTTCGCCCGTGCCGAAAAACAGGGCGGGGCGGCGGGAGTGTGGATTCCGCTGTTCTTTTTGCTGGGGCTGGCGGCCCTCTTTGTCCGCCCCGCCTTTCTGCACTTTTCGACCCGCGGCAGCGGCGCCGAACATGCACCGCTGCTCATTTCCCTCGGCGCCGGACTGCTGCTCGGGGTGCTGGCCCAGCGCAGCCGGTTCTGTGTCACCGGCAGCCTGCGCGACACCTTTCTCATGGGACGCAGAAATCCGCTGCTCTGGGGACTGGTCGTCTTTGTGCTGACCGCGACGGCGGCCAATCTGGCCACCGGCAACTTTCATCCCGGTCTCTATGGTCAGCCGGGGGCGCATCTCGAGTTTTTCTGGAGCCTGCTCGGCATGTACCTGGTCGGCTGGCTGTCGGTGCTGATCGGCGGCTGTCCCTTCCGCCAGCTGATCAAGGCCGGCGAGGGGGATGCCGACGCCGGGCTGGTGGTGATCGGCATGCTGCTCGGCAGTGCCGTGGTCCAGGCCTGGGGGCTGGCCGCCACCGCCGCCGGCGTGCCCCTCTACGGCAAGGTGGCCGTGCTGGCGGGGCTGGCTTTCGTTTCCTTCAATACGCTTTCGGGCCGGCGGGCCGAAGCCTGA
- a CDS encoding GeoRSP system PqqD family peptide chaperone, with the protein MKRPIRREDIVWRHEARREQELLAAMERGEDISDRGTVILVVDGTMHQLNLLGGEIWRRCDGERSVEAIVDELAAEYNVGRDELAADVEAFLADLNQRGWIHYE; encoded by the coding sequence ATGAAACGTCCGATACGCAGAGAAGATATCGTCTGGCGTCATGAAGCCAGGCGCGAACAGGAACTGCTCGCCGCCATGGAACGCGGCGAGGATATTTCGGATCGCGGTACGGTGATCCTGGTCGTCGACGGAACCATGCACCAGCTCAACCTGCTGGGCGGCGAGATCTGGCGGCGCTGTGACGGCGAACGCAGCGTCGAGGCGATCGTCGACGAGCTGGCGGCCGAATACAATGTCGGACGCGACGAGCTGGCGGCCGATGTCGAGGCCTTTCTGGCCGATCTCAACCAAAGGGGCTGGATTCATTATGAATGA
- a CDS encoding GeoRSP system radical SAM/SPASM protein: MNDANRGLLSAPLTFNWTLSYRCNFSCSHCYSREEQAEELPTGDLLAIVDILADKKVPFINFGGGEPLIRDDLFTVAVHAAEKGLNVSMNSNGWLVDRQAAERLKASGFKSVGISIDSAEAALHDDFRCMPGSWLRAVAALDNLRAAGLRTTMSSVISRINYRNFRDLLQLAREHGVHTVYLHNFKCSGRGFKNREELDLTPEEWKAFYLEALAVKNETDDLVISFDDPVIASLPGYDADPLVKGSSCGKLSLHLRPNGDITPCGFIPLVVGNILKQDFDDIWYNSPVLQKMRNKQAKGKCAGCSAYEDCLGGCTARAFAVTGDFSQPDPHCWK, translated from the coding sequence ATGAATGATGCCAACCGGGGCCTGCTGAGCGCTCCTCTGACCTTCAACTGGACCCTGTCGTATCGCTGCAACTTCAGCTGCAGCCACTGCTACAGCCGGGAAGAGCAGGCTGAAGAGCTGCCGACCGGGGATCTGCTTGCCATCGTCGACATCCTGGCCGACAAAAAGGTGCCGTTCATCAATTTCGGCGGCGGCGAGCCGTTGATCCGCGACGACCTGTTCACCGTCGCCGTTCATGCCGCGGAAAAGGGGCTCAATGTCTCGATGAACTCCAACGGCTGGCTGGTCGACCGGCAGGCGGCCGAGCGGCTGAAGGCGAGCGGCTTCAAAAGCGTCGGCATCAGCATCGACAGCGCCGAGGCCGCCCTGCACGATGATTTCCGCTGCATGCCCGGCTCCTGGCTGCGGGCGGTGGCCGCCCTCGACAATCTGCGCGCCGCCGGACTGCGCACCACCATGAGTTCGGTCATCTCGCGCATCAATTACCGGAACTTTCGCGACCTGCTGCAGCTGGCGCGCGAGCACGGCGTTCACACCGTTTACCTGCACAATTTCAAGTGCAGCGGCCGGGGATTCAAGAACCGTGAAGAACTCGACCTGACGCCCGAAGAGTGGAAGGCCTTCTACCTGGAGGCGCTCGCGGTCAAGAACGAAACCGACGATCTGGTCATCTCCTTTGACGATCCGGTGATCGCCTCGCTGCCCGGCTATGACGCCGATCCCCTGGTCAAGGGGAGTAGCTGCGGCAAGCTGTCGCTGCATTTGCGGCCGAACGGCGACATCACCCCCTGCGGTTTCATCCCGCTGGTGGTGGGGAACATCCTGAAACAGGACTTCGACGACATCTGGTACAACTCCCCCGTTCTGCAAAAGATGCGCAACAAGCAGGCCAAGGGCAAATGCGCCGGCTGTTCGGCCTACGAGGACTGCCTCGGCGGCTGCACCGCCCGCGCCTTTGCCGTGACCGGCGATTTTTCGCAGCCTGACCCCCACTGCTGGAAGTAG
- a CDS encoding SPASM domain-containing protein: MAIDLLDAPLRLTWTMRRGRLDEPALLRLAGRLADAGLFFVTLRGDFARFPRLADLLAILLEAGVQVTVQADIRDDELPKTPVGVAWQFDLTAALLAGAETSTVGRLIRRRATKPGQPHLALVPLRPLLPRLPEVLELAGREGIGRLVLPNVPLVDDAEALAPLVPDARDLASFRREFERRTAAGFTGELVVHDLFLWEILCPGRERDHYVGCQAGNSLAHLDAAGHLHPCISWPRDLGSLLDHSLHDLWQAAARSEVLAAIGELPADCRACAICDRCHGGCRGLALTLPKDAAGRDLLCDRPRR, encoded by the coding sequence ATGGCCATCGATCTGCTCGACGCTCCCCTGCGCCTGACCTGGACCATGCGCCGCGGCCGGCTCGACGAGCCGGCCCTGCTGCGACTGGCCGGGCGGCTGGCCGATGCCGGCCTGTTTTTTGTCACTCTGCGGGGGGATTTCGCCCGTTTTCCCCGGCTGGCGGACCTGCTGGCGATCCTGCTCGAAGCCGGCGTCCAGGTCACCGTGCAGGCCGACATCCGCGATGATGAGCTTCCAAAGACGCCCGTCGGCGTCGCCTGGCAGTTTGATCTGACGGCGGCGCTGCTCGCAGGGGCCGAAACGTCGACTGTCGGCCGCCTGATCCGGCGTCGGGCGACAAAACCTGGACAGCCGCACCTTGCCCTTGTCCCCCTGCGGCCGCTGCTGCCCCGGCTTCCGGAGGTGCTCGAACTGGCCGGGCGGGAAGGCATTGGCCGCCTGGTGCTGCCCAATGTGCCGCTGGTAGACGATGCGGAGGCGCTGGCGCCGCTGGTGCCCGACGCCCGCGATCTTGCATCCTTTCGCCGCGAATTCGAACGGCGCACGGCCGCCGGTTTCACCGGCGAGCTGGTGGTGCACGACCTTTTTCTCTGGGAGATCCTCTGCCCCGGACGCGAGCGTGACCACTACGTCGGCTGCCAGGCGGGCAACAGCCTGGCCCATCTCGATGCGGCGGGGCATCTCCATCCCTGCATCTCCTGGCCCCGCGATCTCGGCAGCCTGCTCGATCACTCCCTGCACGACCTCTGGCAGGCGGCGGCGCGCAGCGAGGTCCTCGCCGCCATCGGTGAGCTGCCCGCGGACTGCCGCGCCTGCGCCATTTGCGACCGCTGCCACGGCGGTTGCCGCGGTTTGGCCCTGACGCTGCCGAAAGACGCCGCCGGCCGCGACCTGCTCTGCGACCGGCCGCGTCGGTGA
- a CDS encoding aminotransferase class V-fold PLP-dependent enzyme, which produces MAIYLDNAATSFPKPDAVCEAVGWTLKNAGGNPGRGGHGFSLEAGRVLFEARETVARFFGVADSERIALLSSATEAINLALFGWLRPGDRVLTTRMEHNAVSRPLNALADRGVQVVRLPCDADGRLSLDALRREAGVGARLMVLCHCSNVTGTLQPLEEIVDICNRYRIPVLVDAAQSAGHFPLDIGRLGVDMLAAPGHKGLLGPAGTGFLYLRPGIELQPLIYGGTGINSTAKQMPEQMPERFEAGTRNVPGLAGLAAGIRYLETAGPQLVEARLSALTGQLLEGLAGIGGVKVFGPGPEEKRGSVVSFVVEGRDPAEFAFRLDREFAICCRAGLHCAPDAHRTIGSYPEGTVRLSPGPLTTQDEIGQALEAVRALARIR; this is translated from the coding sequence ATGGCGATCTATCTCGATAACGCGGCGACATCATTTCCAAAACCGGACGCGGTATGCGAGGCCGTCGGCTGGACGCTGAAAAACGCCGGCGGCAATCCCGGACGCGGCGGTCACGGCTTTTCCCTCGAGGCGGGGCGGGTGCTGTTCGAGGCCCGCGAGACCGTGGCGCGTTTTTTCGGAGTGGCCGACTCGGAACGGATTGCGCTGCTGTCCAGCGCCACCGAGGCGATCAACCTGGCCCTGTTCGGCTGGCTGCGCCCGGGCGATCGGGTGCTGACCACCCGCATGGAGCACAACGCGGTCAGCCGTCCGCTGAACGCTCTGGCCGATCGCGGGGTTCAGGTTGTCCGTCTTCCCTGTGATGCCGATGGCCGGCTCTCTCTCGACGCCCTGCGCCGGGAAGCCGGCGTCGGAGCCAGGCTGATGGTGCTGTGCCACTGCTCCAATGTCACCGGCACCCTGCAGCCGCTGGAAGAGATCGTCGATATCTGCAATCGGTACCGGATCCCGGTTCTGGTCGACGCGGCGCAGAGCGCCGGGCACTTTCCACTCGATATCGGAAGGCTCGGCGTCGACATGCTCGCGGCGCCCGGCCACAAGGGGCTGCTCGGGCCGGCTGGTACCGGCTTCCTCTACCTGCGGCCGGGCATCGAGCTGCAGCCGCTGATTTACGGCGGCACCGGCATCAATTCGACGGCCAAGCAGATGCCTGAGCAGATGCCGGAACGGTTCGAGGCCGGCACCCGCAACGTGCCGGGGCTGGCCGGTCTCGCCGCCGGCATCCGTTATCTGGAGACGGCCGGACCGCAACTGGTCGAGGCCCGTCTGTCGGCCCTGACCGGGCAGCTGCTCGAAGGGCTCGCCGGTATCGGCGGGGTAAAGGTCTTCGGGCCTGGCCCCGAAGAGAAGAGAGGGAGCGTCGTCTCCTTCGTGGTCGAGGGCCGCGATCCGGCCGAATTCGCCTTCCGGCTCGACCGCGAATTCGCCATCTGCTGCCGGGCCGGCCTGCACTGCGCGCCGGACGCCCATCGCACCATTGGCAGCTATCCCGAGGGGACGGTCAGGCTGAGTCCCGGCCCCCTGACCACGCAGGACGAAATCGGGCAGGCGCTGGAGGCCGTCAGGGCCCTGGCGCGCATCCGGTGA
- a CDS encoding PhoH family protein — MKKIFILDTNVLLHDPQAIFKFQDNDVAIPITVIEEIDGFKKSLSETGRNARQVSRLLDSLRLKYSLTQGVPLESGGMLSVHLYTEDVLRRLPPELRNERGDNRILAVALKLRDERQHPVIFVTKDTNLRIKADALGLRAEDYESDKVDIDELYPGATVVQVSKEEVDRFYSEGHLDLEGDFFPNQCLTLVDESNPSHTAIGRFQAPLNRVLPLIPIPKEGLWGIHPRNREQQFAFDLLLNDDIQLVTLIGMAGTGKTLLALAAGLYMTADENNYSRLLVSRPIFPLGRDLGFLPGDVEEKLAPWMQPIFDNVELLLGSVDEQGKRKRGYRELVDMGLMEIEALTYIRGRSIPHQFLIVDEAQNLTPHEIKTIITRAGEGTKIVLTGDPYQIDNPYVDSSSNGLTYAVEKFKGQNIAGHITLKKGERSCLAELAANLL; from the coding sequence ATGAAAAAAATCTTCATACTCGACACCAACGTGCTGCTGCATGATCCTCAGGCCATCTTCAAGTTCCAGGACAACGATGTCGCCATTCCGATTACGGTCATCGAGGAGATCGACGGCTTCAAGAAGAGCCTGAGTGAAACCGGCCGCAACGCTCGGCAGGTTTCGCGGCTGCTCGACAGCCTGCGCCTCAAGTACAGCCTGACCCAGGGCGTGCCGCTCGAGTCGGGCGGCATGCTTTCGGTCCATCTCTACACCGAGGATGTCCTGCGGCGTCTGCCGCCGGAGCTGCGCAACGAGCGGGGCGACAACCGCATTCTGGCGGTGGCCCTGAAGCTGCGCGACGAGCGGCAGCACCCGGTCATTTTCGTCACCAAGGACACCAACCTGCGCATCAAGGCCGATGCCCTCGGCCTGCGGGCCGAGGATTACGAGTCGGACAAGGTCGACATCGACGAACTCTATCCCGGTGCGACCGTGGTCCAGGTGAGCAAGGAGGAGGTCGACCGCTTCTACAGCGAAGGCCATCTCGATCTGGAGGGGGATTTCTTTCCCAATCAGTGTCTGACCCTGGTCGACGAGAGTAATCCGTCCCATACCGCCATCGGGCGTTTTCAGGCGCCGCTCAACAGGGTGCTGCCGCTGATTCCCATACCCAAGGAAGGCCTCTGGGGCATCCATCCGCGCAACCGGGAACAGCAGTTCGCCTTCGATCTGCTGCTCAACGACGACATCCAGCTTGTCACCCTGATTGGCATGGCCGGCACCGGCAAGACCCTGCTCGCCCTGGCCGCCGGCCTCTACATGACCGCCGACGAAAACAACTACAGCCGGCTGTTGGTTTCCCGCCCGATTTTCCCCCTGGGACGGGATCTCGGTTTTCTCCCCGGCGATGTCGAAGAGAAGCTCGCCCCCTGGATGCAGCCGATCTTCGACAATGTCGAGCTGCTGCTCGGTTCGGTCGACGAGCAGGGGAAGCGCAAGCGGGGATACCGCGAACTGGTCGACATGGGCCTGATGGAGATCGAGGCCCTGACCTACATCCGCGGTCGCTCCATTCCACACCAGTTCCTGATTGTCGACGAAGCGCAGAACCTGACGCCGCACGAGATCAAGACCATCATCACCCGGGCGGGGGAAGGAACCAAGATCGTCCTGACCGGCGATCCCTACCAGATCGACAATCCCTATGTCGATTCCTCGAGCAACGGCCTGACCTACGCGGTCGAAAAGTTCAAGGGACAGAATATCGCCGGGCACATCACCCTGAAGAAGGGGGAACGATCCTGTCTGGCCGAGCTGGCGGCGAATCTGTTGTAG